The Vicia villosa cultivar HV-30 ecotype Madison, WI unplaced genomic scaffold, Vvil1.0 ctg.000477F_1_1_1, whole genome shotgun sequence genome includes a region encoding these proteins:
- the LOC131628747 gene encoding uncharacterized protein LOC131628747 yields the protein MKSSSGSSSMIQSCHESLNWKPVCHCGDKAILRRATTAKSFGKHFWGCPHYKGQGQPGCGFFEWFYEESEDTKGKYLMSRLEKLDKKFEELQMDVNKIKLSSEEIRKEIYENRRQLNKMIKLEKFWIMMLFIVFIGLWIFM from the exons atgaaatcTTCTAGTGGTTCTTCATCTATGATACAAAGCTGTCATGAAAGTTTGAATTGGAAACCGGTTTGCCACTGTGGAGATAAGGCAATTCTAAGAAGGGCGACGACAGCTAAGAGTTTTGGGAAACATTTCTGGGGATGTCCTCATTATAAG GGACAAGGGCAACCTGGGTGTGGCTTCTTCGAATGGTTTTATGAGGAGAGTGAAGATACCAAGGGCAAATATTTGATGTCTAGGTTGGAAAAGCTTGATAAGaaatttgaagaattgcagatGGATGTTAACAAAATAAAGCTGTCAAGTGAAGAAATAAGGAAAGAGATATATGAAAATAGGAGGCAGTTGAACAAGATGATCAAACTGGAAAAATTTTGGATTATGATGCTTTTTATAGTGTTCATAGGTCTCTGGATTTTCATGTAA
- the LOC131628745 gene encoding probable glutathione S-transferase parC, whose protein sequence is MAADQVDQVDQVVLLNHWPSPYGMRLRIALAEKGIKYEYKDVDLFQKGPLLLENNPIHKKVPVLIHNGKPICESMIAVQYIDRVWNDKSPLLPSDPYQRARALFWADFVDKKIYDTGRKLWAKSGKEHEAAKKQFIEALKLLEQELGDKSYFGGEKLGYVDVALIPFYTWFKGYETFGNINIEKECPKFIDWAKRCIKIESVSKSIPDQDEVFQFIVYLRNKIHSRTSNLRTSNL, encoded by the exons ATGGCTGCTGATCAAGTTGATCAAGTTGATCAAGTGGTTCTTCTGAATCACTGGCCGAGTCCATATGGGATGAGGCTCAGAATAGCCCTTGCTGAAAAAGGTATCAAGTATGAGTACAAAGATGTAGACTTGTTCCAGAAAGGCCCTTTGTTGTTAGAGAATAACCCTATTCACAAGAAAGTGCCGGTTCTCATTCATAATGGTAAACCTATTTGTGAATCTATGATTGCTGTTCAGTATATTGATCGAGTTTGGAATGATAAATCTCCTTTGTTGCCTTCTGATCCTTACCAGAGAGCTCGCGCTTTATTCTGGGCTGATTTTGTTGACAAAAAG ATCTATGATACTGGAAGGAAACTTTGGGCCAAAAGCGGAAAAGAGCATGAAGCTGCAAAGAAGCAATTCATAGAAGCCCTTAAACTGTTGGAGCAAGAGTTGGGGGACAAGAGTTATTTTGGAGGAGAGAAGCTTGGTTATGTGGATGTAGCACTTATTCCATTCTACACTTGGTTTAAAGGCTATGAGACTTTTGGTAATATCAACATAGAGAAAGAGTGTCCCAAGTTCATTGATTGGGCTAAGAGATGTATCAAAATTGAGAGTGTTTCTAAGTCTATTCCTGATCAAGATGAGGTCTTTCAGTTCATTGTGTATCTCAGGAACAAGATACATTCAAGAACCAGTAACTTAAGAACTAGTAATCTGTAG
- the LOC131628754 gene encoding uncharacterized protein LOC131628754 has product MKPIEDDDGVKVMFECHNSFAPLDDMELYVHIVSPPINQSQESHSHQYGLSQPTDEEPTQNNEPFIPDEQVDEYSEDEIQEVQYEDLFGDDNDPDDVEPSQPTLARPISMYAPPDHMRNICLEEAPSESIFGSHITNYSDVDLYEGMEFEDKEECVAAIQHWHITNNLDYWVYKSDTKRYVIKCKNPTCKFKCRASVRKKNSKWMIGKLSGPHVCTTTSMSQDHRQLTSDIVSHCIRDLVNTDPSIKESVDCKDLETLPAFSNEGSQLGDKMIFHRLFWAFQPCIHGFAYCKPIVQVDGTWLYGRYKGTLLMAVAQDGNGNIFPIAFAIVEGETKDAWSFFLRNLRIHVTPQPNLCLISDRHPSIKSAYDDPANGWQNPPSSHVYCIRHIAQNFMRAIRDKELRKKLVNMGYALTESTYNYYRTEIRQTNRDAMEWIENIPREKWARAFDRGQRWGHMTTNLAEAMNSVLKATRNLPIASLFSATYFRMGALFGQRGHEWTKRLTSGQTFTDKCIKGMTEEVNKASSHNVYQFDRERFYFMVAERINRNDGRPTGTYGVDLRKRTCDCGKFQAFHLPYSHVIAACESIRQDYTIHIPDVFKIQHVFKVYQQSFQILPHQDNWPQYRGPTLCHDETMRRKKRGRPNSTRIRTEMDDVEKEKRMCGICREVGHIRSKCPNVSGSSNRPP; this is encoded by the exons ATGAAACCAATAGAGGACGACGATGGCGTTAAAGTGATGTTCGAATGTCACAATTCGTTTGCTCCTCTTGACGATATGGAGCTATATGTTCATATTGTTAGTCCTCCCATTAACCAATCGCAAGAGTCGCATTCGCATCAATACGGTTTGAGCCAACCCACTGATGAAGAGCCAACCCAAAACAACGAACCATTTATACCCGACGAACAGGTGGACGAGTACAGTGAGGATGAAATACAAGAAGTGCAATATGAAGATCTTTTTGGTGATGACAATGACCCTGATGATGTTGAGCCGTCGCAGCCTACACTTGCACGACCGATTAGCATGTACGCCCCACCGGATCACATGCGAAATATTTGTTTAGAAGAGGCACCGTCTGAATCAATTTTTGGTTCCCACATAACAAACTATAGTGATGTTGATTTATATGAGGGAATGGAGTTTGAAGACAAGGAGGAGTGCGTTGCTGCTATTCAACATTGGCATATCACCAATAATCTTGATTATTGGGTATACAAATCTGACACGAAAAGATATGTCATCAAATGCAAAAATCCAACTTGCAAATTCAAATGTAGAGCATCCGTTCGCAAGAAGAATTCTAAGTGGATGATAGGTAAGTTGAGTGGACCACATGTCTGCACAACCACTTCAATGTCGCAAGATCATAGACAACTTACATCAGATATTGTCTCTCACTGCATCAGAGATTTGGTTAACACCGACCCCTCAATTAAG GAAAGCGTGGATTGCAAAG ACTTGGAAACATTACCTGCCTTTTCAAACGAAGGCAGCCAGTTGGGTGATAAGATGATATTCCATCGTCTATTTTGGGCTTTTCAACCATGCATCCATGGTTTTGCCTATTGCAAGCCAATTGTTCAAGTCGATGGAACATGGTTGTATGGAAGGTACAAAGGGACATTGTTGATGGCTGTGGCGCAGGATGGGAATGGTAACATTTTTCCAATTGCTTTCGCTATTGTCGAGGGTGAAACCAAGGATGCTTGGAGTTTTTTCCTTCGTAATCTAAGAATCCATGTGACACCCCAACCCAATCTATGCCTAATATCAGACAGACATCCATCGATTAAAAGTGCCTATGATGATCCTGCAAATGGATGGCAAAATCCTCCGTCATCACATGTCTATTGCATAAGGCATATTGCGCAAAATTTTATGCGTGCGATTAGAGACAAAGAACTACGTAAAAAACTCGTCAACATGG GATATGCATTGACGGAGTCAACGTACAATTACTATAGAACCGAAATTCGTCAGACAAATAGAGATGctatggagtggattgaaaatatCCCCAGGGAGAAGTGGGCAAGGGCGTTTGATAGAGGGCAACGATGGGGACACATGACGACTAACCTTGCAGAAGCAATGAACTCTGTGCTAAAGGCTACCAGAAATCTTCCAATAGCGTCTTTGTTTTCGGCCACATATTTTCGGATGGGAGCATTATTTGGTCAACGCGGACATGAATGGACAAAGAGGTTGACATCAGGCCAAACTTTTACAGACAAGTGTATCAAGGGGATGACTGAAGAAGTCAACAAAGCAAGCAGTCATAATGTTTACCAGTTTGACCGGGAGAGGTTCTATTTTATGGTGGCCGAAAGAATAAACCGCAACGATGGTCGTCCAACTGGTACTTACGGTGTTGATCTGCGAAAGCGAACATGTGATTGTGGAAAATTTCAAGCGTTCCATTTGCCTTACTCACATGTGATTGCAGCATGTGAAAGTATACGCCAAGACTACACCATTCACATACCCGACGTGTTCAAGATACAGCATGTTTTTAAAGTCTACCAACAAAGCTTCCAGATCCTCCCACATCAAGACAATTGGCCTCAATATAGAGGGCCTACTCTTTGTCATGACGAAACTATGCGTAGGAAAAAAAGAGGCCGCCCTAACAGTACTCGGATTCGAACCGAAATGGACGACgtggaaaaggaaaagagaatgtGTGGGATATGCCGTGAAGTAGGCCATATCCGAAGTAAATGTCCAAATGTATCAGGCTCGTCCAATAGGCCTCCTTAA